From Miscanthus floridulus cultivar M001 chromosome 15, ASM1932011v1, whole genome shotgun sequence, the proteins below share one genomic window:
- the LOC136506981 gene encoding uncharacterized protein yields the protein MVIPNYTYLKLKMPGPNSVITIESMYEHAYDCNIECIEYAEALVEAETLIVNLDQLGSEAPDSKRRARTFKPIEAVKLVLVDPIGSDNQALRISATLDSK from the coding sequence atggtgatccccaactacacctacctcaagctcaagatgcctggcCCCAACAGTGTAATCACTATCGAGTCCATgtatgagcatgcatacgactgcaacatcgaatgcatcgagtacgccgaggctctcgtagaggccgagaccctcatcgtcaacctcgaccaactTGGCAGCGAGGCacccgactccaagcgtcgtgccagGACTTTCAAGCCCATAGAGGCCGTCAAGCTGGTCCTGGTCGACCCCATCGGCTCCGACAACCAGGCGCTAAGGATTagcgccaccctcgatagcaaatag